From Etheostoma cragini isolate CJK2018 chromosome 3, CSU_Ecrag_1.0, whole genome shotgun sequence:
GTGTAAATTCTTAATTCTTCATATGAGATGGTCTCAGTGATTGTCAATATTGATTCAAGTCATTCAGGTCAcaacataaatataataatgtaaaagtctgatctttttaaatatataacatttaatgtaaaatttTGCTGGTCCAATGTGTTAATTACCCGCAGACGTAGATATGAGCGTTGTCTGAGTGAATCAGCTTCCAGATGGCCTCCTTATTTTTCTTCAGGAGATGCTGTACGTACACCTTAAtttttgaaagtgaaaaaattGTTTGAAAGTTCCAAACACATTACAATAAAAAGGGTTTATCATCACACAATGataaataacatacagtacaaacactttttaagtctaactgattatttttcagtgttgttCCTTATTCtcaatatgtatttttgatcaaaaaggtgttcaatattttaaataacatgaAGATATTTTTGTTAAGCTCTAAGGGCCACTACCACCAGTGAGCTAGACAGACATACCTTTTGCTCCTGGTCTCTGGAGAAAGCAACATTAAGCTGTGTTAGAACTCCCCTCTTCTCCGCTTCTTCCAGCTCCTCCTGGTAGATATAATCTTCGTTCTTATGTCTGCAGCCAAAAAACATCACCGTCTCTCCAACCTCCTTTCCTgtgacaggaaacaaaacattggTTATATTGTACATGCTGTTTATTCCATTCAGGCTCTTCCACTGGaggttgaaaaaagtataaCCGATCAAGTAAATCATGACATCTTGACATACTGCACAcattcatcaagtacttttgtAAGCATACTAGTTCACAATTCCTACTAAAGTAATGAATATGCCTATGTTCAGAGTAACTGAGAATGCTTAGAACTGAATTAAGATTATTAAAGCATGGATTACTTGTATCCATCAACCCTTACATGCCTTTTTCCTCCCTTTATGGGCAGTACGTACAtacgcacgcgcacacatacacacgtacgtacgtacatacacacacacacgtacgtacacacacacacacgtacgtacACACGTGTACACAGACCTTGTTGTTTGAGCCAGCCCCTCTCTTGGATGAAGCCCACGAAGGGGGCGATGCCTGTCCCAGGGCCGATCATGATCACTGGGTTGGTGGTTTTGAAGGGCAGGCGGAACTGAGACTTGCGAATGTACATGGGAACAGTGGACTTATGGCCATTGTCGGTGACCAGTTTGTTCTTAAGCCAGTTGGTCGCAACTCCCTTGTTGATGCGGCCTGTCGCAGTCTCGTACTCCACCACTACGGCACAGATGTGGATGCTGTTGGGGTGAACCTACAGAACAGCAGAGTTCCAAACAGCCCTCTATTTTAATTCTCACACCTGACTaacatttctgtgtgtctttgttgctTATACGCATATCAGAGACcatttgtgaataaataaataagtctgTGACAAAAGTTTAAAGGATTGGACTACCCGCCGAACAAGGAAATTACCTTTGAGGAGGAGGCGATGGAATAATAGCGAGCCTGGAGACGAGGCAGCAGCTCACACAGGTGGTCAACAGGAGGCCTCAAAGAAGGCATATCTTCCAGGATAGCAAGGATGTTTCTACTGGCACCTAACACCCAACTCTGGTAGAGTGCCTGTACAGAGGCagcaacaaaaagacagagTGTAAAAAGAGGTGGAAAAGGGTTGCAAAAAGGTCATCACAAACATACAGAGATGAGCGAGATGTAACTGTGTTTCTATACCATGAACAACATAATGACTGTATTTCAATTTGGGGTTAAACACGTTTCTAAAACTTACACCCAAAAACCTTTACCACCTGGTACTGACCTTGCCCTCAGGTGAGGAAGAGGCCATCTTGCGCATGTTCTCCTGGTCTTTGGGGTCAGAGGCGTACTGTGCCAGCTCATAGAGGACATTGGTGCGAGGAGGGTGTGTGATGTCCAGGTAGTGAGTGAGGGCAGTGCGGTAGGTGGTGGGGCAGGGGAATGGGTGCTTCTTGTTGGACTCctctaaaaatatataaaacctttttttttgttatataaacTTGTCTCTACATTCATTTCATGATCAACTGGTTATcctaaatgtttaataaaagcttaaaatgtTTATCAAGGgccaaatataaataaacatcaaCACTACAGGTCAACATACTGCTCAGATAGATCTTCGTGTAACCTTAACTTTCAGGtaattcattttgtgtttcacCAATATTTAACACATAACTATGGTTACCTGAGACACTGAATGTCTATAAAAAGCAGGCTTTAATTGGTTTCATATTTCATTGGTCACAAATATATATCTGTACAGGAAGTTACAAAGAGATACCCGTAGATTTCCAATGATGTTAATAAACACTGACCAGGAGCTGCCTAACTACAAAGTACATCTGATGGCCATCTAAGGTCTATGACATTTAATTTATAACAAAACTTATTACAGCAATAACATTAAATTGCAGTAATATAACAAAAttcaattcctctgcattaggTGAGCAGATACTGCAAGTCTAGATATCAAGGGAGGGACGATCTGTTCAAGTTGACCTGCTTCAGGCTTTCAATGCCATACCATCAAGGTTGTTGAGAGAGATAACCACATCAAGGTCCACTCCAAGGATTTCTCCCAGCTTGTTCACCAACGCAGAGTCATTTGTGGGGAAAACAGCAACGTGGTCTCCTGACTCATATCTTAAATCACAGAAGGTGACAAATTCAGACTTTGACCTGTATTGCATTATCCAGAAATGtactacagatacagtatttgcaaCCAGTCTCACCTGATCTTGGAGCCTGTTATGTCTAGTTCCAGGTGCATAAGATGTCTATTACCGGCTTTGTTGAGTCTGCGGTTGACAGTAACTGGGGCCAAGAAAGGGTTTTTCGAATCAAAGGgcctataaaataaaacagcaacacttaaatgtaaaaatgcaaagggttgaaaatagtcacaaaagaaaggtaaaatctcactttaataaaaagacTACAAAGATCTATTACTCTTTAaatagattatttattttttgattaaaaaaaactactgaagTATGTTTCCAATGTCCACTAGGGGGCAGAAAGCTTCATTTTAATAAAGTGACCTTTGGTTAACTTTGCCATTGGTTATAAATGTGGGTGAAATGTGAGCAGACAGCACTTTAATGATGAATGAGTTTAGGTGGTGTGCAACGTCTCTGCCAAAGCACTTACGGCTTTTGGACCTCAAAACTCTTCAGGCGGCCAATCTCTCCTGTGTACACTTTGTTCATGTTGAGGTCGGTGTGCTCCTTTAGCTCGTACTGCCGTATGCTGTAAGGAAAAATAacttaaggttagggttagcctcgacagacagacacactagAGTTGGGCGGTCTCCAAATTTTGATACCGTCAAACCTCCTCCCCATTTTACAGCGGTATACAgtattaccgtgactaattaaaaatgatgacgtaagGATCAGACGGCGTGATCAGAAACTAAATGGCAAAATCTAAGACTGAAACCTCGGAACCCggaatgctgccaaactgcagaagttgTGCGATTCTTCAAGACCAGGTCACTCGTtgcatctctctccctctctctctctctccctctctccctctccctaatgactgtattgaaactgatactgttgctattttaagaccctGCGGTATACCGTATTACCGCCACacacagtgagtgagtgagtgaagtTTATCATAAAGAAGATATGTCCTGATTAAGTCTTGGCCAATATCTggatacagtttaaaaaataacaaacaaaaagactttGGGTAGAGTATCATTTTAAACCTAGCCCATTTgaccatttttacagtttaggCCCAATTTACAGTCCATGTGGAAATTCTACTGAAAGAATTGTAGCCAACTTGAAAATATAGCCTCCTTATCTTACTGAAAAATAGGCATTATGTGAAAACTACCTTACATCTGAAGCAGAAAATATAATACTTAACCTTtacttaaaaacacatcagttaATGTTTATTGTGATTGCAAGCTTTCCGCTGTCATCATCTGTTATATGTAATGTTCCCGGGTTTAATACAATATAAAGTAATAGAGTGCGAGTGGGGGGTGAAGTTTAGGGTGAaaataatgcaataaataatgatttaaatttgaatgaaCCTTGATTCATCTCCTGAGGCTTCAACTCCAAAGTGCTCACAGACAGCCGGCCAGAACTGCTCTCTCCACGAAACAAAGTCCTCTTCCAGACTGAAAGACATAACCGGGACCGCTGAGAAATGCATTTGAATTTGCTCTTGCTCAACAAATTAGACTTCTTATCTATATAACCATGTAAAAtttataaatatacaatttttCTTTCTAAAGGAGACatacaaacaattattttcaggTTTACACTTGTGTATGGTTTTCTACTAGACAAGGTTTCTTGCTAGAAtgttcaaaacacatttttcacatactgtatgtctgcatgTACTTGTACATGTCTGAAACACTCTGTTGAAGTGCCCGTCTCTTTAAGCCACCCTAccaaaaagcccagtctgctctgaatGGCTTGTGAGAAACATATGGTGCACCTTTGAAAAGGTAGTTCCTAGGCTACGGGTGCCTCAGGATCACATACTGATGTCCACaccatgttattttgtgttgcattttccACTTACAGGAATGTTTAGTAATCAGTTCCTTTTTTGACTTTGATGATTAACAGGTCACTTACTTGCCATCGTCATCTCCTAAACCAAGGTCAAAGATGCGCTTGGCCCCAAGTTCTTCCAGCCTTTTGTCAACGTATTTTCCCATTGCATTGTAGTGTTCATAAGTCTTGTTTCCCAAAGCAAATACCTGGAGACAGAATATTGCACAGAGAAAACCCATAAGTATGTGGCCTTAGCTTAATcttgaaagaaataaacagttaAGCAATAACCAATGCAGATGTTTGACTGCTTTCTGGTTTAAGCCTGATAGTGTATCAAATTTTGTTGTCAGTCAATTTATTCTAGGAAATTAATGTAAACAACGTGCCATGCTGAGACCGTGAAAAATCTCTCAATGActtgataatgataatgtatGTAGTTGCTCTAACATAGACCAGAGACAATAGATGAAATGCAGGAGTATTTAACTAGATTTCCCTTCACTCAAAGAGGCCAGGGGCTCTGCACCCCAACAAAGACGGAACGACGTATACGTGCACAGACAGACAACGCACAAAGCCTCTTCTTTCATGGTGCACACAAAAGGCAGACACAGTTCATGCTAGTTAAGCCTTTGTGCTGTACGTCAATAAGATAGACTGGCAAGACAAATAGACTAATTTTCAATATCCCATGTACAAGCAAAATACTTGAAAATTCTATATTGACAACTGAATGAATATCTTTCAATTCATaatatgtacagtgaggaaaaaaaagtatttgatcccctgctgattgtGTACATTTGCCcaatgacaaagaaattatcagtctataattttaatggtagatgtATTTGAAGAGTGAGCGACACAATAACGCATGTCAAAACTGTTATAAATTGATCTGCATTTTAttgagggaaatatgtatttgacacctctgcaaaacatgacttgGTACTTTGTGGCAAAACCGTTGTTGGCAATCAGAGAATAAATGCTAcatctttgttttcaacatatgattttgttttcattagcaATTACCTCTTAGGTCACAATTTGATTATGCACACTAAGCCTAAAGCCCAGGCTACACCGCCTACCTTAGCTGTGTGTCCtatacagtgacattttttataataatttagaCAATTCTCAGCATTATTGTAAGCTTGTAAGAATTAGAAGGATTTTATGTATACAAAACTTGAGCATAAGGACTCACAGTGTAGTTTAGTCCAGAGAGgtcttcatcatcattttcCTGTAGCCAGTCATAGAAGTCCTGGGCGTTGTCTGTTGGGTCTCCTTCACCATAGGTGGCCATGCAAAATATGGCGAGGGAGTTTTTAATCTCAGACAAACGGGCTAGCTCCCCCTGGAACATGAGACATCACAATTGGAGACAGTGAACACTGAAGAACTACTAATTGTACAAAAGTTTGTCTTCAATATCCGACCACCTGTCTTAAGAGTTGCCCTGTCAGCAAACTTGCAAGTAATTAACTATGACTAAAATCAAAGTATACTATCTATGTCCATACCAGGGCTCACAGCAGtgttgcaacacattttttgataAAGCCTGAGGATATAATATTGTGCAGTTGTATCAATGACTGAAATATCACACGGATTATGATCTCCTTGCATCCATATGTACTGAATCTGCCTAGACAGGTTTCATTTCAGCACAGCAAATGtataattacaataaataatattactATAGCAAGTATTATAAACTGTTATTTGGCTCAGTTAGAATTTACTATATGTGTATTGTGTCATCATCATAATGACTAAAGGCTCTAGTCTGGACAATTCAGGAGAATATTTCATAACTACTGAGGTGTTAACtgaataattgttttgttataGTAACATACTTCTTTAGCGCTGCAGTGTTACTATTTCCAtgacacaattaaaaataatttactggCAGCTATAATAGGTCATATCCAAAAGAATGTTAGTTGTTAGTCTGTGGTTTGTATGTTGTTCAACTGATGCTAATTACCATTTCATACTCCTCTGGATCAGCAGCCATTCCTTTCATGCCGTAGCGCTGAGCGTCTTTGGACAGTCTGTTAGAAAATTCCTCTCCTGTGCCCGTCTGGGAGCCGTAGAACACAATGATGTTCTTGCCCTGGtaacaaattaagaaaagaaaaactttttacTTGGGGCATGTAAAAGCTTGTGAACTACCATGTGAATCTGACCCACCTAAACACACACCATATAAAACAGATGTAGAATAGCCTTTGTAATTTAGCATAACCATATTCCGAATGTATTTTCtccaaaatccccaaaactgCATGCAACATGGCGATAAGAGCACaacccaaattaaaaaatgcaaaaaaagggcaaaatacCTTTACATGACTGCAAAAtacaaatgaagacaaaaaacaaccatCCTTTCTCcaacattcagtttttttctttggatttttAACCAGCTCCATCTGTACATGTATTTGTGAGAATCACAAAATACTTTATCCATGCCTACAGTGTTGCCATTACATTCATAGAAAGGAAAAGCAGAGACAAAATGAAATGGCACTGTGGACCAAAGTTCTTTCCTGTTAGCATCATGGAATCTGAACTATTTGCTGCAAAACCAAATGATTCAAAACCAAAGTCTTTTCTCAAGGCTTAACAACAGAGAACCATCAAAGTCAAAACAGGGTTTCTAAATCTAGAACTGCATACAAATTAATCCCATTAGCAGCAGGCCATTATAGCCATCATATTCTTCATCCACTGAGCATAAAAAGGGAGGACAATTTTATTAACTAAGACGACTAGCATTCCCTTTTCAAACCAAGTGCTTTGACTTGCAATCAGATTTTTACTGGGGAAAACCACCAAGGTTGATCAACAACGGGTAAAGGGTAACAACACCAACACTGTCTAACCTTGTACATCTGCAAGTCCAACTGGctcacagtttttctttttaaaccctaaGTTAGTGTTTTGgaatgacagaaagaaaactgCTTCTGGATAATATATCTATGTTGGAAACACGAGACTGTTCACACAGAAAAGAACTGAAGCAGAAACAATGTACAAAAATTAAAGCTACATCACTcactgttttcttcattttctcgATGAAACTGGTCTCTCTTGTGGTGGGTGCTCTGGGGAAAACAAACCAGTTTGACTTGTTATTACATAATTT
This genomic window contains:
- the porb gene encoding P450 (cytochrome) oxidoreductase b isoform X1, with the protein product MSDIVPETSSYTEPAVDEEEPLVSNLDLFLFSLIVGLVVYWFMSRKKPEPIPEFKKLDTLAPTTRETSFIEKMKKTGKNIIVFYGSQTGTGEEFSNRLSKDAQRYGMKGMAADPEEYEMGELARLSEIKNSLAIFCMATYGEGDPTDNAQDFYDWLQENDDEDLSGLNYTVFALGNKTYEHYNAMGKYVDKRLEELGAKRIFDLGLGDDDGNLEEDFVSWREQFWPAVCEHFGVEASGDESSIRQYELKEHTDLNMNKVYTGEIGRLKSFEVQKPPFDSKNPFLAPVTVNRRLNKAGNRHLMHLELDITGSKIRYESGDHVAVFPTNDSALVNKLGEILGVDLDVVISLNNLDEESNKKHPFPCPTTYRTALTHYLDITHPPRTNVLYELAQYASDPKDQENMRKMASSSPEGKALYQSWVLGASRNILAILEDMPSLRPPVDHLCELLPRLQARYYSIASSSKVHPNSIHICAVVVEYETATGRINKGVATNWLKNKLVTDNGHKSTVPMYIRKSQFRLPFKTTNPVIMIGPGTGIAPFVGFIQERGWLKQQGKEVGETVMFFGCRHKNEDYIYQEELEEAEKRGVLTQLNVAFSRDQEQKVYVQHLLKKNKEAIWKLIHSDNAHIYVCGDAKNMAKDVQTALHEIGEELGGMTRTQATDYIKKLMTKGRYSQDVWS
- the porb gene encoding P450 (cytochrome) oxidoreductase b isoform X2, whose protein sequence is MGCVFSLPEDRRDAAERAPTTRETSFIEKMKKTGKNIIVFYGSQTGTGEEFSNRLSKDAQRYGMKGMAADPEEYEMGELARLSEIKNSLAIFCMATYGEGDPTDNAQDFYDWLQENDDEDLSGLNYTVFALGNKTYEHYNAMGKYVDKRLEELGAKRIFDLGLGDDDGNLEEDFVSWREQFWPAVCEHFGVEASGDESSIRQYELKEHTDLNMNKVYTGEIGRLKSFEVQKPPFDSKNPFLAPVTVNRRLNKAGNRHLMHLELDITGSKIRYESGDHVAVFPTNDSALVNKLGEILGVDLDVVISLNNLDEESNKKHPFPCPTTYRTALTHYLDITHPPRTNVLYELAQYASDPKDQENMRKMASSSPEGKALYQSWVLGASRNILAILEDMPSLRPPVDHLCELLPRLQARYYSIASSSKVHPNSIHICAVVVEYETATGRINKGVATNWLKNKLVTDNGHKSTVPMYIRKSQFRLPFKTTNPVIMIGPGTGIAPFVGFIQERGWLKQQGKEVGETVMFFGCRHKNEDYIYQEELEEAEKRGVLTQLNVAFSRDQEQKVYVQHLLKKNKEAIWKLIHSDNAHIYVCGDAKNMAKDVQTALHEIGEELGGMTRTQATDYIKKLMTKGRYSQDVWS